TGGGGAAGCTCAATGATCGCCTGCAGACTCTGGAGCAACAGCGCGCCGCTCAGTCGGCCCAACTGCGCGAACTGCTGGGGATGGAGCCAGGGGAGCCGCTGATCTGGCCCGAGTGGAGCGCTCCGGCTACGGAAGCCCTCGACGGCCCGTCGCTGCAACTGGCGCTGGAAGCCAATCACCCGGAGCTGCAGATGCTCGCCCGGAGGGTAGAGAGCGCAGAAGCTCGGCGCGAGATCGCCCGCCTGGAGAACTTTCCCGACATCACTTTGGGTCTCAATTACATCCAGATCGGCGATCCGGGGATGCCGATGGCCGGCTCCGATCCAGGCAAAGACGCGTGGGGGGTGATGGTATCCGTCAACCTCCCGGTCTGGCGGGGGAAATACGATGGCCAGCGCGATGAGGCTCACCAGCAGCAACGCGCAGCCGAGGCGGAATTGCGGGACCGTGAGAACGGCCTGAAGGCTGAGCTTGCCGCTGCCCTTGCCCGCTATCGCGATGCGGACCGGCGCCTGACGCTTTACCGCGATACGCTGCTGCCTTTGGCCGGCCAAGCTGCCGAAATCAGCCGGACAAGCTATGAGGTCGGGCGTGCAACGCTGCTGGAGCTGATCGACAGCGAACGCTCGAAACTGGAGCTTCAACTACTCTATTGGCGGGCCGCCGCTGATGCCGCGCAGCAGCGTGTGGTGTTGCAGACGCTCACCAACCAACCCCTTGCCCAAACTTTCCAACCTACTTTGAATCGTGAAAATTAACCGTTTGTTTGTCATCGGCGGTGCAGCTGCACTGCTGGCTTTAGGGCTGCTGCTCGGGCGCGCACTCGCGCCGGATGCCGGCCATTCCCATGCCCCTGCCGGCCACTCGGAAGACGCTGCCGGAGCGAAGATCTGGACGTGCTCGATGCACCCGCAAATTCGCCAACCGGAGCCCGGCGACTGCCCGATTTGTGGCATGGACTTGATCCCCTTGGTCGAAGACTCGGAGCATGAAGCTGGCCCGCGAGCCATGCAGATGAGCGAGAGCGCGTTGGGCCTGGCCGAAGTGCAGACCCAGCCCGTCGAGCGCCGTTTCCCTACCGCGAAGGTCCGCCTGGTCGGCACGCTTGAATACGACGAAACGCAAGTCCGCTCGCTGACCGCACGTTTCCCGGCCCGCATCGAACGGCTTTACGTGAATTATACCGGCGTAGAGGTGGCCAAAGGCGAGCACTTGGCCGAAGTCTATAGCCCGGAATTGCTCACAGCCCAACGCGAGCTTTTGACTGCATCGCGGGTCGATCCGCAAGGTCCACTGGCTCGGGCCTCGCGGGAGAAGCTGCGCCTCTGGGACCTGCTGCCGGAGCAGATCGACGCCATCCTGGCCGACGGCGAGGCCTCGGACCATATAGAGCTGCGCGCGCCGATTTCCGGTGTCGTCGGCTCCCGCAACGTCAACGAGGGGAGCTACGTGCAGACGGGGCAGTCGCTTTTCACCATCGTAGACCTGGGGCACTTGTGGCTTCAGTTGAACGCCTACGAATCGGATCTGCCCGCCTTGCGCTATGGCCAGGAGGTCCAATTCACCGTGCAGGCCTACCCGGGTGAGACTTTTACGGGCACGATTTCCTTCATCGAGCCGGTGCTGGATCGCAAGACCCGAACCGTCCCGGTGCGCGTGAACGTGCCGAACGAGGATGGTCGCCTGAAGCCGGGCATGTTTGCCCGTGGCGTGGTGGAGGCCAGACTGGCGGCGGATGGGCGTGCCTTTTCGCCTGATCTGGCGGGCAAATGGATCAGCCCCATGCACCCCGAGATCGTCAAGGATGGCCCCGGCCAGTGCGACATTTGCGGGATGGACCTCGTGCCAGCGGAGTCTTTGGGCTTTGTCGATACGGGCGACCGCGAGGCGCCGCTGGTGGTGCCGAGCTCAGCCGTACTGCAGACGGGCACCCGAGCCGTCGTTTACGTGCGCCTGCCGGATACGGAGCGTCCCACGTTTGAGGGTCGCGAGATCGTCCTGGGGCCCAAGGCTGGCAACGACTTCATTGTGAACGAGGGCCTTCAGGAAGGCGACCAGGTGGTCACGCAAGGCGCGTTCAAGATCGACAGTGCCCTGCAGATTCAGGCCAAGCCGAGCATGATGAATCCCAAGGGCGATGCGCCTGCTCCGGGGCATAATCACGGGCAAGCTGCTCAGCCCACCCGCCCCCACACCCATGATGCGGCAGGGCTGAGCCTCGATGCCGCCTCCGCCCAGCAGCTCCTGCCGGGTTACCTGAAGCTGCAACAGGCATTGGCCAACGACGACCTCAAGGCTGCACAGGCGTCTTTACGCTCTCTGATGCAAGTAACCGGGCATACGGGCGCCCCAGCGGATCTCGTGCATGCGATGCTGGGCGCAGAATCGCTCGATGCGCTGCGCAAGCCGCATTTCGATACGCTCTCTGCCGCGCTCATTACGGCGTTGCAGGCACAGCCCGAGGCCGCTGGGGAGACGCTTTACGTGATGCATTGCCCGATGGTGTATGGCGATCATGGGGCAGACTGGCTGCAAGCCAGCGACCAATTGCGCAATCCTTACTTCGGGGCGATGATGCTCAAATGCGGCGAAGTGAAAGCGAAGATCGAGTAGAGCCAGCAAGCGTCCGTTTTTGAACCGTAGAGGCAGGGCTTCCTGCCTGACATCTTTCCTATTCCTTCCATGACTTCCCGACTCATCCGTTTTTGCCTGGAAAACAAGCTGGTCGTCGTCCTCCTGACGGGGGCGATGGTGCTGGCGGGCATTATCGTCGCGCCCTTCGATTGGGACATCGACGGACTGCCGCGCGATCCGGTGCCGGTGGATGCGATCCCTGACCTCGGTGAAAACCAGCAGATCGTGTTTACGGAGTGGATGGGCCGCTCGCCCCAAGACATCGAAGACCAGGTGACGTATCCATTGACGACGGCCCTGCTGGGCTTGCCGGAGGTGAAGACGATCCGCAGCTACTCGATGTTCGGCTTTTCGACGATCTACGTGATCTTCAAGGAAGAGGTGGAGTTTTACTGGTCCCGCAGCCGCATTCTGGAGAAGCTCAACAGCTTGCCCACCGGCACGCTGCCTCCAGCCGTGACGCCACAATTGGGGCCGGATGCGACTGCGTTAGGTCAGGTTTTCTGGTACACACTCGAAGGCCGCGATCGCGAAGGCAAGCCGACCGGGGGCTGGGACCTCGATGAGCTGCGCTCCACGCAGGACTGGTATGTGCGCTATGCCCTGCAAGGGGTGGATGGCGTGGCGGAGGTGGCTTCCATCGGCGGCTTTGTGCGCGAATACCAGATCGACGTAGATCCCGATGCGCTGCGGATCTACGACCTTACCTTGCAGCAGGTTTTCGATGCCGTGCGGGGTAGCAACCTCGACGTTGGCGCACGCACCATCGAGATCAACCGCGTGGAATACGTGATCCGAGGTGTGGGCTTTCTCAAGAGCCTCGACGATCTGCGCCAGACCGTGGTGGCTTCGCGCGATCGTGTGCCGGTGACGTTGGAGCAGATCGCTTCCGTCGAATACGGTCCGGCTTTGCGCCGTGGTGCGCTGGATAAGGCGGGCGCGGAAGCGGTGGGTGGTGTCGTGGTGACGCGTTTTGGCGAGAACCCGCTGGCCACCATCGAGCGCGTAAAGGCCAAGATTGCGGAGATTTCGCCCGGCCTGCCGCAGAAAACCTTGGCCGATGGCACCGAAAGCCAGGTCCAGATCGTGCCGTTTTACGACCGTACGGGCTTGATCAAGGAGACGCTCGGCACGCTGGAGGAAGCGGTGTCACTGGAGATCTTGGTGACGATCATCGTCGTCGTCCTCATGGTGCTGCACCTGCGCAGCGCGCTGATGATCTCGGCCCTGTTGCCGCTTGCGGTGCTCTTTGCCTTCCTCGGGATGAAAGCGTTTGGCATCGACGCCAACATCGTAGCTCTATCCGGCATTGCCATCGCCATCGGGACGATCGTCGATATGGGCATCGTCCTGACCGAGAACATCCTCAAGCACCTCAAGCAGGCAGACCCCAGCGAAAACCGTCTGGAGGTGGTGCATCGGGCAAGTGCGGAGGTGGGTAGCGCGGTTTTGACGGCCGTCCTTACGACCGTGATCAGCTTCCTGCCAGTGTTCTTCATGCAGGAGGCCGAGGGTAAGCTCTTTCGTCCGCTGGCCTTCACCAAAACTTTTGCCCTGATTGGCTCGATTGTGGTCGCGCTCACAATCATTCCACCGCTTGCGCATGCGGTCTTGGGCTGGCGTTTGCCGAAGCGCTTCAGCCGCCCTGCCCTCGCCAAGGGCTCATCCCGTTACCGCAAGTTCGTGCACCCGCTGTTGCTCGTGGCGGTGGTCGTGTGGGTGGCCGTTATCCTGGCGGGTGAGTGGCGTCCTTTGGGGGCCGAATACACGTTCCGCAACATCGTCTTTGTGCTGATCGCAGTGGGTGGGCTTTTGCTGCCGATGCTGGGCTTTGTCTGGCTCTACCCCCGGCTGCTGCCCCATGTCTTGCGGGCCAAGCTGCCCTTCCTCTTCGCCAGCGCGCTTGTGGTGCTGTTCGGGTTCACGGCGTGGGTCGGCTGGCCGCAGGTCTTTGGGTGGCTGCCCCAGCCTATCAAGTCTAGCCAGCCCTACGTGACGATGGCGCACGCGGTGCCCGGCTTTGGCGAAGAGTTCATGCCGCCGCTCGACGAAGGTTCATTCCTCTTCATGCCTACGACCATGCCGCATGCCTCCATCGGCGAGGTGATGGACGTGCTCAGCAAGCAGGACATGGCCATCAACGCAATCCCGGAGGTCGAAAGCGTGGTCGGCAAGCTGGGCCGGGCGGATAGCCCGTTAGACCCCGCGCCGGTGTCGATGATCGAGACCATCATCGCTTACAAGTCCGAATACAAGACGGACGACGACGGCCGTATTCTCAATTTTGCCTACGATCAGAAGGCCGAAGAATTCCGTCGCGATGCGGCTGGCGAACTGATCCCCGATTCCCGTGGCCGACCGTTTCGCCAGTGGCGCGACGAAATCCGCAGTCCCGACGATATTTGGGACGAGATCGCCCGCGCCGCCAGTATCCCCGGCACGACTTCCGCGCCCAAGCTCCAACCGATTGCCGCCCGCCTGGTGATGCTGCAAAGCGGGATGCGCGCCCCCATGGGCCTCAAGGTAAAAGGGCCCGACCTGGAGTCGATTGAACGCGCTGCACTGCAGATCGAGGAAGCGCTTCAGCAAGTACCGTCGATCCGCAGCGAAACCGTGCTGGCCGATCGTATTGTGGGCAAGCCATACCTCGAAATCGAGATCGACCGCGAAGCCATCGCCCGCTACGGGCTGCGGATTCAAGCCGTCCAGGATGTGATCGAAGTGGCGGTAGGTGGTCGCCCGATCACCACGACGGTGGAAGGGCGCGAACGCTATCCGGTCCGGGTGCGGTACCCACGTGAACTACGCGACTCGCCCGAAACCATCGAAAACGTGCTTGTAGCTGCCCCCGATGGCACGCAGATCCCTCTGAAGGAGCTGGCGCGCATCGAATACCGGCGCGGCCCGCAGATGATCAAGAGCGAGGATACGGCGTTGGTCGGCTACGTCATCTTTGATAAGCAGCCGGGGCGGGCCGAAGTCGAGGTGGTCGAACAGGCCGACGAGATGCTGACGCAGATGCGCGCCTCCGGTGAGCTCCAACTGCCCACGGGCGTCACGTATGCCTTCACTGGCAGCTATGAAAACCAGCTGCGGGCCGAAGCGCGCCTGCGCATCCTGCTGCCGCTTTCTCTACTGGCGATCTTCCTCATCCTTTACTTCCAGTTCAAGAAGGTGCTGGTGACCTTGCTGGTCTTCTCCGGAGTGGCCTTTGCCTGGGCCGGCGGCTTCATTCTGCTCTGGCTCTACGGGCAAGACTGGTTCCTGCACTTCTCGCTCTTTGGGCACGACTTGAGGGAGCTTTTCCAGATCAACACGATCAATCTCAGCGTCGCGGTGTGGGTCGGTTTCCTGGCACTTTTCGGCATCGCGACCGACGATGGGGTGCTCATGGCCACGTATCTGGAGCAACGTTTCAAGGAAGCTCCGCCGACCAACCGCGCGGAGATTCGCGAGCGTGTGCTGGAGGCGGCCAGCCGTCGCGTGCGCCCAGCCATGATGACGACCGCCACGACGGTGCTCGCGCTGTTGCCGGTGCTGACTTCCACCGGGCGCGGTTCCGACGTGATGGTGCCGATGGCAATTCCTACCTTCGGAGGGATGTGCCTTGCGATCATCACGATCTTCATCGTGCCCGTGCTCTACTGCCTGTTGGCAGAGATTGGCCTGAAGCTGCGGGGAGTGAAATAAGTGCGGACTGTTCTGACGGTCTGACGGCCAGGGGTTTTGACGGACAGCGCTTGCGATGGCAATAGAGGGTTAGCGTCTTCCCCCCGCCGCGCCACCACCCTAAAATCCCTCTGTGATCATGCCCCTGCCACGCCTGCGCGTTCCCCTCCTCCTATGTGCCCTCATTGGGGCTAGCCTCACGTCTTTTGCGGACACCTTGAACCCACGGGTCGAGCCTGCCTCGCCGGAATCGACCCGCATCCTCCCGATTGCAGGGGATGGTTTCTCCGGCTCGTCCGTAAACGTGATTGCGGGCCTGCAGCACACACTTTTTACGCACCGGAGCACGCAATATGCGGCCTTTTATGCTGCTGATGGTACGCTGGTGCTGGCCCGTCGCGCCATCGGCTCCGATACCTGGGAGACACGGCGCACGCCCTATACGGGGAAAGTTGCTGACGCCCACAACTCCGCCAGCCTGGTCGTAGACGGCGCGGGCTAC
This Verrucomicrobiota bacterium JB022 DNA region includes the following protein-coding sequences:
- a CDS encoding TolC family protein, translated to MNWSTFIRGLWPLAFLPLLNGAEAPRTLLNYLETAQRDNPGLEAFSARYEAAQARIPQARSLPDPMLQVTHFVESVETRNGPQENAIMLNQRLPWFGKLDARGNAASAEAEALWYAYQNQQLALARRVAMGFYEYAYTAKALELTRSNVDLLDQLLPMVEERVRGGGDLNPVLRLQVELGKLNDRLQTLEQQRAAQSAQLRELLGMEPGEPLIWPEWSAPATEALDGPSLQLALEANHPELQMLARRVESAEARREIARLENFPDITLGLNYIQIGDPGMPMAGSDPGKDAWGVMVSVNLPVWRGKYDGQRDEAHQQQRAAEAELRDRENGLKAELAAALARYRDADRRLTLYRDTLLPLAGQAAEISRTSYEVGRATLLELIDSERSKLELQLLYWRAAADAAQQRVVLQTLTNQPLAQTFQPTLNREN
- a CDS encoding efflux RND transporter periplasmic adaptor subunit produces the protein MKINRLFVIGGAAALLALGLLLGRALAPDAGHSHAPAGHSEDAAGAKIWTCSMHPQIRQPEPGDCPICGMDLIPLVEDSEHEAGPRAMQMSESALGLAEVQTQPVERRFPTAKVRLVGTLEYDETQVRSLTARFPARIERLYVNYTGVEVAKGEHLAEVYSPELLTAQRELLTASRVDPQGPLARASREKLRLWDLLPEQIDAILADGEASDHIELRAPISGVVGSRNVNEGSYVQTGQSLFTIVDLGHLWLQLNAYESDLPALRYGQEVQFTVQAYPGETFTGTISFIEPVLDRKTRTVPVRVNVPNEDGRLKPGMFARGVVEARLAADGRAFSPDLAGKWISPMHPEIVKDGPGQCDICGMDLVPAESLGFVDTGDREAPLVVPSSAVLQTGTRAVVYVRLPDTERPTFEGREIVLGPKAGNDFIVNEGLQEGDQVVTQGAFKIDSALQIQAKPSMMNPKGDAPAPGHNHGQAAQPTRPHTHDAAGLSLDAASAQQLLPGYLKLQQALANDDLKAAQASLRSLMQVTGHTGAPADLVHAMLGAESLDALRKPHFDTLSAALITALQAQPEAAGETLYVMHCPMVYGDHGADWLQASDQLRNPYFGAMMLKCGEVKAKIE
- a CDS encoding efflux RND transporter permease subunit, encoding MTSRLIRFCLENKLVVVLLTGAMVLAGIIVAPFDWDIDGLPRDPVPVDAIPDLGENQQIVFTEWMGRSPQDIEDQVTYPLTTALLGLPEVKTIRSYSMFGFSTIYVIFKEEVEFYWSRSRILEKLNSLPTGTLPPAVTPQLGPDATALGQVFWYTLEGRDREGKPTGGWDLDELRSTQDWYVRYALQGVDGVAEVASIGGFVREYQIDVDPDALRIYDLTLQQVFDAVRGSNLDVGARTIEINRVEYVIRGVGFLKSLDDLRQTVVASRDRVPVTLEQIASVEYGPALRRGALDKAGAEAVGGVVVTRFGENPLATIERVKAKIAEISPGLPQKTLADGTESQVQIVPFYDRTGLIKETLGTLEEAVSLEILVTIIVVVLMVLHLRSALMISALLPLAVLFAFLGMKAFGIDANIVALSGIAIAIGTIVDMGIVLTENILKHLKQADPSENRLEVVHRASAEVGSAVLTAVLTTVISFLPVFFMQEAEGKLFRPLAFTKTFALIGSIVVALTIIPPLAHAVLGWRLPKRFSRPALAKGSSRYRKFVHPLLLVAVVVWVAVILAGEWRPLGAEYTFRNIVFVLIAVGGLLLPMLGFVWLYPRLLPHVLRAKLPFLFASALVVLFGFTAWVGWPQVFGWLPQPIKSSQPYVTMAHAVPGFGEEFMPPLDEGSFLFMPTTMPHASIGEVMDVLSKQDMAINAIPEVESVVGKLGRADSPLDPAPVSMIETIIAYKSEYKTDDDGRILNFAYDQKAEEFRRDAAGELIPDSRGRPFRQWRDEIRSPDDIWDEIARAASIPGTTSAPKLQPIAARLVMLQSGMRAPMGLKVKGPDLESIERAALQIEEALQQVPSIRSETVLADRIVGKPYLEIEIDREAIARYGLRIQAVQDVIEVAVGGRPITTTVEGRERYPVRVRYPRELRDSPETIENVLVAAPDGTQIPLKELARIEYRRGPQMIKSEDTALVGYVIFDKQPGRAEVEVVEQADEMLTQMRASGELQLPTGVTYAFTGSYENQLRAEARLRILLPLSLLAIFLILYFQFKKVLVTLLVFSGVAFAWAGGFILLWLYGQDWFLHFSLFGHDLRELFQINTINLSVAVWVGFLALFGIATDDGVLMATYLEQRFKEAPPTNRAEIRERVLEAASRRVRPAMMTTATTVLALLPVLTSTGRGSDVMVPMAIPTFGGMCLAIITIFIVPVLYCLLAEIGLKLRGVK